The Cytobacillus sp. NJ13 sequence TTGGTCAAGCGGTTAAGACACCGCCCTTTCACGGCGGTAACACGGGTTCGAATCCCGTACGGGTCATTTCAAAAGAGCGTCAGCCTTAGGCTGGCGTTTTTTTGATGGATTTGGAGGATTTTTTCTTCTTTCAGAACATAATATTTAGATGTTACCAAGCAATTGATTAAACTATTTTAATTCCCTTCCAGTTTATCGGTCACTTTTTCAGGTTTATCGGCCAGATTTTCAATATATCGGTTACTTTTACGATATATCGGTCAGCATTCTCATTTATCGGTTACTTTTACGATATATCGGTCACTTCGCGCTGTATCAAGGTTTCACTATTAATAAGCTTCCAGCAGAATTTACAGCGTTAAACAGCACAAAAAAACAAGCCCAATCGGACTTGTTTTCCATCCTGCTATATAGATAGATCGATCAGCAGCAAGTTATCCTCGTTTAGCGCCTCTTCCTCCGCGTTTGGATTCAGTATGGCGTTTTAGCGATGACAGACGATCTTCGCTGTCCTTTAGGAAACGAGACATTTTGGCTTCAAAGTTTTCTTTAGGGCGATGGTCGTTTGATCTGTTATGGCGAGGTCGGCCAGAGTTTGAATTAGGTCTGAATTCTTTTCTGTCGCCTCTTTCAGGTCTTTCAGAACGCTCAGGCCGGTCTTTTGCCTTTTTGATGGATAATCCAATCTTGCCGTCCTTTTCGACATTAATGACTTTTACCTCAACCATGTCACCCACTTTGAGGTGCTCATTAATATCTTTTACATACTTGTCAGCGACTTCACTTATGTGCACCAGACCCGTTGAGCCTTCCGGCAGCTCCACAAATGCTCCGAATTTTGTAATGCCAGTGACCTTTCCTTTTAACTTGCTGCCTACTTCGATTGACATTAAAAAAATTGCCTCCTTGAAAGATTTAAATCAAAACTTACTATATATTATACAGAAATCAAAAAAAGAGTGTCAATATAGCGTCAATCGGCCTTTTTTTCCTTTTTCTTTTCTTTTTCCGCCTCTTCTTCAGGGAGGTTAAAAATGATTTCATTATTGTCAGATAGGAAGTAATCTTTACGGGCAAGCTTCGCGATATACTCATCATCATTCAGCTTAACAATTTCTTCTTCGAGCATGACTTCCTTTTTCTTCAGGTCAGAAAGCTCCTGGTCCAGCCGGGTTTTCTCTTCCACTTTTTCTTCCAGAGCAGCAGACTGCGTAACGAGTGTGGAGATCATAAAAAATGAAACGACGGCTGCCAGTGTTAAAAATGCCGCTAATCTGCGAAATAATAGCTTTTTCTTACGGCCCGCACTGATCTCTGCTGCTTCCTGCTGTTTGACATAGCTGGTTTCCATTTTGGCTACATTTTTCTTCTTGGTGACACTCACTTCCGCACTCCCTCCTTACTCTTTAGGTTTTTTCCACTTTGCAATCCATTTTAAAACATAATTCTTTATCTGCTGTAAATATCCTGCCAATTTATTATATAACTTCTCGACTGTTTTTTTAATCTTTTTCGGCAATAATTTCCACAAAAGTGACAAAATCCATTTGACAGGCAGAAAAACTACTTTCAAGATGAACCAAAAGACTCGAAGTATGACTTTTAAAAGGGAATAAAGTCCTTTTCCAAGCATAATGGCTATCGCAATTAATGCCAAAATAAGACCCTGGATGGGTTTATAGATGAGCAAAGTAAAGGTCTTCACGAAAAAGCGGTATATGGAGATCGCCATCCGGATGGATATCTCCAATACCCGCAGATACATTTTCTTAAATAAGCCTTGATAAGCGGCAAAACCGCACAGCAAAGCAATGAAAATATAAAACCTTAATTCGCCTTTATTCACCAGAAATAAAATATAGAAGATTGCCAGGCCCTGTACGAGCCAAAAAAGAATATCATTAATAAAAACAAGCCAGCTTTTCCGCTTGGTCCTTTGCAGGAAACGATTATACGTATCAAGGGCAGCCCCAAATACACTTCCCATGCCGATCATCGCCAGCATAGTCACAAATTGAGTGGTCAGTGTCATCGGAACAACTTGCTAAAGAAGCCTTTAGCTTTATCTCCATTCTGATCGTCAATATAAACAAGGTCAAATACCTTCCCCTTGATGGAAACAATTCCCTTGTCCACATCCAGATTCTTCATCTGCAGATTCTGCCCTCTAATGGCCAGGAAGCCCATCACCGTCTCCAGCAAAAACTCTTCATTATCAAAGCTTTCGACCTGTTTAACGCCAGTAATATCAAGCAGCCTTCTGCCTCTCATAATGACATCATGTTCCTGAGTATTGGTTTTGTTTGAGCTTGACTCGTAATATTGACTCATTATCCATCCCCCGCAATCAACATAGTACAACCTTTTTGTACATGTTTATGAAAAGGGGGATTAAAATAGAACAAGCCAATAGGAAAAGCGGAGGTGCTGCTGAATTTGGAACTATGATACTGACGAAATTCCGCAAATGAAGATTTAACGGCCAAAATAAAGATCATATCGGCCTAAAACGGGAATTTAACGGTAAATTTCGGTCTTTTATCGGCCAATCTCCATAGCTGCAGGCCGCTTATGCTTCCGATTCCACTTTCTCTTCCTTAACAATCGAGTACATTTCTGCTGCCTCTTCCTTGCGGGTTGTTTCCTGCAGGCGCTCCACTTTTACCGTTACCAGTTTCTGGCCAAAGCGGATTTGAAGCTCATCTCCCACTTTAACGGTTGAGCTTGCTTTGGCCTGCTGTCCATTTATTGAAATTCTCCCTTGGTCTGAAACCTCTTTTGCCAGTGTTCTTCTCTTTATCAGCCTTGAGACTTTTAAGAATTTATCTAATCTCATCTTTTCCCACTCCCTCTATTAATAACCTTTGGCTTTTGCCTCATTCCAAAATTCATCAAGCTGGTCAAGCGTAAAGTTTTCAAAATTTCTGCCGCTCATCATTACCCGTTCTTCTACATATGTAAAACGGCGAATGAATTTTTCATTGGTTTTTCTCGCAGCTTCTTCGGCATCAATTTTATAGAAACGTGCAATATTCACAAGTGCAAACAGGATATCGCCAAATTCCGACTCCATCTCGGGGCTGGAGTTCACGGCTTCCTTCTCGAATTCGGCAATCTCTTCTTTTACCTTCTCCCAGGCAGGCTCAACTTCCTTCCAGTCAAAGCCGACTTTTGCTGCTTTTTTCTGAATTTCAGCCGCTCTCATTAAGTTCGGGAATGATTTCGGTACAGAATCCATCATGGACTCCTGCTTTTCACCCTTCTCTTCCTGCTTAATGCTCTGCCAATTCTTCAGCACATCCTCTTCATCTTCAGCCTGGACATCCCCAAAGACATGGGGATGACGGCGGACCATTTTTTCCGAAAGGCCCTCGATCACATCATCGATGCTAAAATAGCCCTCGTCCTCGCCTATCTGAGCATGAAGCATCACCTGGAGAAGGACATCTCCCAGTTCTTCTGTCATATGCTCGCTATCATCATTATCGATCGCTTCAATCAGCTCATAGGCTTCTTCAATTAAATATTTCTTCAATGATTCATGAGTTTGCTTTTTATCCCACGGACAGCCGTTTGGCCCCCGCAGTTCCGAAATAATGCTCCGCAGTTTTGAAAAATCTTTATAGAGAACGGCATCATCTTTTACAGGAGGCACGTATACAGAAGTTAAGTTATTCAGCTCCATATTATGATCCAGTTCATGCAGCTGCACTTTTTTAATAACCTCTTCCTTGCTGCCGGCAGCTGTTACAATATAAACCTCGTAATCGTAAGGCAGTTTTTCCATTAGTGTCAGCTTGACGTCGCTCGCAACAAACTGATCATAAACCTGTCCAATGATAACGTGCTGGGCCACCTGGATCTCATCTCGTTTTAGACCGGTTCCATCCAGCAGCTGAAACCCTTCAATTGGATCAATTTTCAAAGCCTGAAATAGAGGATCAAGGAAGCTTTGTCCTCCTCCGATCATAATCTCAATGCCTCTCTGCGGGGCACGCTCTATGAGAAGCTGCACCGTACGTTCCGCAACCAGCGGATGGCCTGGAACTCCATATGTAATTTCTTTCGCAAGAGCTTCTTCCAGGAGAAATTCACAAATTTCCTCATACACTTCTTCAAATTTCTCATGCTTTTCGTAGATATGATCAAAAGACTGATACGGCAGTCCTTCTTGTTCGA is a genomic window containing:
- a CDS encoding S1 domain-containing RNA-binding protein; this translates as MSIEVGSKLKGKVTGITKFGAFVELPEGSTGLVHISEVADKYVKDINEHLKVGDMVEVKVINVEKDGKIGLSIKKAKDRPERSERPERGDRKEFRPNSNSGRPRHNRSNDHRPKENFEAKMSRFLKDSEDRLSSLKRHTESKRGGRGAKRG
- a CDS encoding septum formation initiator family protein; this translates as MSVTKKKNVAKMETSYVKQQEAAEISAGRKKKLLFRRLAAFLTLAAVVSFFMISTLVTQSAALEEKVEEKTRLDQELSDLKKKEVMLEEEIVKLNDDEYIAKLARKDYFLSDNNEIIFNLPEEEAEKEKKKEKKAD
- the yabQ gene encoding spore cortex biosynthesis protein YabQ, which translates into the protein MTLTTQFVTMLAMIGMGSVFGAALDTYNRFLQRTKRKSWLVFINDILFWLVQGLAIFYILFLVNKGELRFYIFIALLCGFAAYQGLFKKMYLRVLEISIRMAISIYRFFVKTFTLLIYKPIQGLILALIAIAIMLGKGLYSLLKVILRVFWFILKVVFLPVKWILSLLWKLLPKKIKKTVEKLYNKLAGYLQQIKNYVLKWIAKWKKPKE
- the yabP gene encoding sporulation protein YabP, which gives rise to MSQYYESSSNKTNTQEHDVIMRGRRLLDITGVKQVESFDNEEFLLETVMGFLAIRGQNLQMKNLDVDKGIVSIKGKVFDLVYIDDQNGDKAKGFFSKLFR
- a CDS encoding RNA-binding S4 domain-containing protein; amino-acid sequence: MRLDKFLKVSRLIKRRTLAKEVSDQGRISINGQQAKASSTVKVGDELQIRFGQKLVTVKVERLQETTRKEEAAEMYSIVKEEKVESEA
- the mazG gene encoding nucleoside triphosphate pyrophosphohydrolase gives rise to the protein MKKITILGLGAGDLDQLPFGVYRKLKQAEALYLRTKEHPVLRDLEQEGLPYQSFDHIYEKHEKFEEVYEEICEFLLEEALAKEITYGVPGHPLVAERTVQLLIERAPQRGIEIMIGGGQSFLDPLFQALKIDPIEGFQLLDGTGLKRDEIQVAQHVIIGQVYDQFVASDVKLTLMEKLPYDYEVYIVTAAGSKEEVIKKVQLHELDHNMELNNLTSVYVPPVKDDAVLYKDFSKLRSIISELRGPNGCPWDKKQTHESLKKYLIEEAYELIEAIDNDDSEHMTEELGDVLLQVMLHAQIGEDEGYFSIDDVIEGLSEKMVRRHPHVFGDVQAEDEEDVLKNWQSIKQEEKGEKQESMMDSVPKSFPNLMRAAEIQKKAAKVGFDWKEVEPAWEKVKEEIAEFEKEAVNSSPEMESEFGDILFALVNIARFYKIDAEEAARKTNEKFIRRFTYVEERVMMSGRNFENFTLDQLDEFWNEAKAKGY